From a region of the uncultured Jannaschia sp. genome:
- a CDS encoding MauE/DoxX family redox-associated membrane protein, protein MPKDTATDTVKRATLYRMVMPDHLCPSGLKAKDLLEREGYEIDDRPLRSRAETDALKAELDVKTTPQVIIDGTRIGGYDALRAHVGKPLPDPKATTYRPVLAIFAVAALMAVALSWRIDGLLLQWQIVPWFVAIAMCLLGIQKLQDVERFSTMFLTYDLLARRWVRYGYIYPYLETGAGLLMLAGALLWLAVPVMLVIGTIGAVSVFKAVYLDKRELKCACVGGGSNVPLGFVSLSENLAMMGMGLWGLSRLIA, encoded by the coding sequence ATGCCCAAGGACACCGCGACCGACACGGTCAAGCGCGCCACGCTCTACCGCATGGTCATGCCCGACCACCTCTGCCCGTCGGGCCTGAAGGCCAAGGACCTTCTGGAGCGCGAGGGCTACGAGATCGACGACCGACCCCTGCGCAGCCGGGCCGAGACCGATGCGCTCAAGGCCGAGCTCGACGTCAAGACGACGCCGCAGGTCATCATCGACGGCACGCGGATCGGCGGCTACGACGCGCTGCGTGCCCATGTCGGCAAGCCCTTGCCCGACCCGAAGGCCACCACCTACCGCCCCGTTCTGGCGATCTTCGCGGTGGCCGCGCTGATGGCCGTGGCGCTGAGCTGGCGGATCGACGGGCTGCTGCTGCAATGGCAGATCGTGCCGTGGTTCGTCGCCATCGCGATGTGCCTTCTGGGCATCCAGAAGCTGCAGGACGTCGAACGCTTCTCGACCATGTTCCTGACCTACGACCTCCTTGCACGGCGCTGGGTGCGCTACGGCTACATCTATCCCTATCTCGAAACCGGCGCGGGCCTTCTGATGCTGGCCGGCGCGCTCCTGTGGCTCGCGGTGCCCGTGATGCTCGTCATCGGCACGATCGGGGCCGTCTCGGTCTTCAAGGCGGTCTATCTCGACAAGCGAGAGCTCAAATGCGCCTGCGTCGGCGGCGGCTCGAACGTGCCGCTGGGCTTCGTGTCGCTCAGCGAGAACCTCGCCATGATGGGCATGGGCCTCTGGGGGCTGTCGCGGCTGATCGCCTGA